A genome region from Bufo gargarizans isolate SCDJY-AF-19 chromosome 2, ASM1485885v1, whole genome shotgun sequence includes the following:
- the LOC122929578 gene encoding uncharacterized protein LOC122929578, translating to MEESYLQSMDPGLHQGRLQDRFQNSSSPSVPGDLFRISSPPTATKVTYSRPPGSGSYHPGSSSPAVHRPLLKTFLCKEARRVNEDNHQLKVSEQVGDVLQVQDGVNKILHSSDPSRCSPLHIGPQGCVLPHPHTSPTPSVLKVCGQVREGDLSLPVPVPAVRYLFCPPPIHKGSIRNDGLPSPEYNYNRALPGRLLADSRLGSKIDGGHPPNLSPIQGLGVDRELPEIRLDTGHKKGIPRHSPGYKNATLISSREKTDQSETKDRVVQKEENPLDQGSHADPGSDDLLHLNSTLGPIPLQDPPECSFDSLEQRPPFSKLQDENIGKSDKIPVLVDRTRESGERSPVEFDSSHNRHHGRESEWLGGACGPASLPGVLGPSRQDKILKLPGTEGSAEDSDSSQTSPQGSTCQDPIRQHYYGMLSKKTGRYQMPAPSGSSRSNLHMGRKGGSVHFSNPSKGVSELESRLPKPSQDRRGRMESEQTGLQTGLPAMGLSRNRPLRIQGEFSTGLFLLTKPQRKPSGSRRLSPELGHETGLRFSSFSPNPGSPKEDEDQYHHSDPGRTRLVQESLVSHLEGNVDQRPVPPSRQERSVNAGTSGASQSQQAETDCLDPERQTLRKKGLSNQEERFHCLDVRRTVLAYIKRTKSWRKSANLLIQFGGRNKGSKASKSSLARWIKETIRECYRLQSSSCPITLRAHSTRAMSATWAEKAGASIDQICRAATWSSSTTFVRHYRLDSMANQDLAFGRKVLQAVVPP from the exons ATGGAAGAGAGTTACCTGCAATCAATGGATCCTGGACTCCATCAGGGACGGCTTCAGGATAGATTTCAGAACTCCTCCTCCCCAAGTGTTCCAGGTGACCTATTTCGAATCTCCTCTCCTCCAACAGCAACTAAGGTCACATATTCAAGACCTCCTGGCTCTGGGAGCTATCACCCAGGTTCCTCCTCCCCAGCAGTTCACAGGCCATTACTCAAgacttttctttgtaaagaagccAGACGGGTCAATGAGGACAATCATCAACTTAAAGTTTCTGAACAGGTGGGTGACGTACTACAggttcaagatggagtcaataAAATCCTCCACTCCTCTGATCCCTCCAGGTGCTCACCTTTGCAcattggacctcaaggatgcgtattaCCACATCCCCATACATCCCCAACACCATCAGTACTTAAGGTTTGCGGTCAGGTACGGGAAGGAGACCTCTCACTACCAGTTCCAGTGCCTGCCGTTCggtatctcttctgccccccgCCTATTCACAAAGGTAGTATCCGAAATGATGGCCTTCCTTCGCCAGAATACAATTACAATCgtgccctacctggacgacttcttgCTGATAGCAGACTCGGTTCAAAAATTGATGGGGGACATCCACCAAACCTTAGCCCTATTCAAGGACTTGGGGTGGATCGTGAACTACCCGAAATCCGACTTGATACCGGACACAAGAAAGGAATTCCTAGGCACTCTCCTGGATACAAGAATGCAACACTCATTTCTTCCAGAGAGAAAACAGACCAATCTGAGACAAAAGATAGAGTTGTTCAAAAAGAGGAAAACCCACTCGATCAGGGAAGCCATGCAGATCCTGGGTCTGATGACCTCCTGCATCTCAATAGTACCCTGGGCCCAATTCCACTCCAGGACCCTCCAGAATGCAGTTTTGACAGCTTGGAACAGAGACCACCGTTCTCTAAACTCCAGGATGAAAATATCGGGAAAAGTGATAAAATCCCTGTCCTGGTGGACAGAACCAGGGAATCTGGAGAAAGGAGTCCCGTGGAATTTGACTCCAGCCATAACCGTCACCACGGACGCGAGTCTGAATGGCTGGGGGGGGCATGTGGACCAGCATCTCTTCCAGGGGTCCTGGGTCCTTCAAGACAGGATAAGATCCTCAAACTACCGGGAACTGAAGGCAGTGCTGAAGACTCTGACAGCAGCCAAACATCTCCTCAAGGATCAACATGTCAGGATCCTATCCGACAACATTACTACGGTATGTTATCTAAAAAGACAGGGCGGTACCAGATGCCCGCTCCTTCAGGATCTAGCAGATCAAATCTTCATATGGGCAGAAAGGGAGGTTCGGTCCATTTCAGCAACCCATCTAAAGGGGTCTCAGAACTCGAGAGCCGACTTCCTAAGCCGTCACAGGATAGACGCGGGAGAATGGAATCTGAACAAACAGGTCTTCAGACAGGTCTGCCAGCTATGGGGTTATCCAGAAATAGACCTCTTCGCATCCAGGGGGAATTCTCAACTGGACTGTTTTTACTCACTAAACCCCAGCGAAAACCCAGTGGCAGTAGACGCCTTAGCCCAGAATTGGGACATGAAACTGGCCtacgcttttcctccttttcccctaatCCCGGCAGTCCTAAAGAAGATGAGGACCAGTACCACCACTCTGATCCTGGTCGCACCAGACTGGTCCAAGAGAGCTTGGTATCCCATCTTGAGGGAAATGTCGATCAAAGACCCGTACCCCCTTCCAGACAGGAAAGATCTGTTAACGCAGGGACCTCTGGAGCATCCCAATCTCAACAAGCTGAGACTGACTGCTTGGATCCTGAGAGGCAAACCCTGAGGAAGAAGGGTCTCTCCAATCAG GAGGAGCGGTTCCACTGTCTTGATGTAAGAAGAACGGTCCTCGCCTACATCAAGCGGACAAAATCCTGGAGAAAGTCAGCGAACCTCCTCATCCAATTCGGTGGTAGGAACAAGGGGAGCAAAGCCTCTAAATCCTCTTTAGCccgctggatcaaggagaccatcaGGGAATGTTATAGACTGCAGAGTTCATCCTGCCCCATAACGTTGagggctcattccaccagagccatGTCCGCAACCTGGGCGGAGAAGGCTGGAGCTTCCATCGACCAGATCTGCAGAGCGGCAACCTGGTCCTCCTCCACTACCTTCGTCAGACACTACAGACTGGACTCTATGGCCAATCAGGACTTGGCTTTTGGCCGTAAGGTCCTACAAGCAGTGGTCCCCCCCTAA